The sequence ATGGCGAGCTGCATCAGGTCGACCATCGGATACAGCAGCCCGAAGGTGCGCAACGGGTCGGCCAGGTCGGCCGAGGCGATGTCGCGGAACACCACCATCCAGCCGATCGGGATGAGCGCCAGCCCGACGATCACCCCGTCCAGCAGGACCCGGGCCTGCCCGACCAGGCCGCGCGGGGCGGCCAGGGCGCAGAGCAGGGCCGCCGTGCCGGTGACGATGCCGGCCGCGAAGAGCCCACCGACCAACGGGGTGTGTGGCAGGCCGTGCCCGCCCAGCCGCTCGATCGTCCAGACGATCCGGCCGACCGCGGCGAGCGCCATGGTCAGCGTCAGCAGTGCCCAGAACCGCCGCAGCGACAGCGGATGCCGCCGGGCCGCCCGGACGCAGGCCAGCGCCGCCCAGCTCGCCACCACCACCGCGCCGAGGTCGCTGACCAACGCCGCACCCGGCAGACCGCTGACCAGCCAGGACCCTTCCCCGAGTACGACCAGCGCGGCCGCGACGAGCCCGACGCGGCCGGAGAGCGGGCGACGGGCCGCCGCCGTCACGGCGAGGCTCACGTCCTGCTGAGGCACAACGATCTGCTCCGGCTCTCTCCCAGACGTGCACCTCGACGATGAGGACCGGTTACGGGCGACGAACGCCGCAAGCGTAGCTACCCCCGGGTATCGCCGCCAGAGCCGACCGCCGCCCGTCACCGTCAGGGCGTCCCGGAAGGCGCATCACTCCCAGATCTGGTTCAGGTTCTCTCGCGCTTCTTCGGCGTTCGTTGCCAGCACCGCGCCGGGGTCACAAGACGCAGGCCGACGCCACGCACCGCCTGGATCCGCAGCGGGCAGTCCAATTCGTCGAGCTTGCGGCGGAGTCGCTTCACCACCGACCGCACGTTGCCCCGGCCGCCGAGGTGGTCGTTGCCCCAGACCGCGCGGTGCAGCGACTCGAAGGTGCAGGTGTGGCCGAGTTGTGTCAGCAGAAGGTGCCGAAGCAGGTCATGCTCGAGGGGTGACAGGGGCACGGTGCGCCCGGACCAGGTTGCCACCCGCCTGTCCGAGTCGACCTCCAGGGCGACATCAGCCGTTCCTACAGGGGCTCGTGGGAGCGGCTCGACGACGCGTGGATGGACTGACGGGGCTTCGACGGGCGGGGCGGTGCCGACAAGTAGCGGCAGGAGCTCCTCCAGCGACGAGACCAGCAGCACCGGAGCATGGCCGGTCACCAGCGACGCCATGCGCACTCTCTCCTCCGTCGAGGAGGCGACCGCGATGATCACGGTCGCACCGTCGGCCCCCGGTGCGCGTTCCGTCCGGACGTCCTTGATGGACTTTTCCCCCCAGGCGAGAGTCATTTTCCTTCTTCCTGTGGCCTACTGCGTTCCGCCTACACCGCCGAAACGATGTGTAGCCGGAGCAGACGCTGGTCGGACCGGAGCGGTCCGACGGCGCCCCGGCCACCTGGATGGTGACCGGGCCGCCGTCGTACAGGGCGTGCGTTACGGGACGCGCGCTACGGCGCGCCCCGTGTACGCGCTACCGGAGCGGGTCGAGCGAGAAGTTCGCCGTGACCGTCTCGCCCGCCTTGAGCGTGACCTTCTTCGTCGCAGGCACGTAGCCCTCGATCGCGACGACCAGCGTGAGCGGGCTCACCTTCGCGTCGATCCAGTACTCGTACGTACCGTCGTCCTTGGTAACCAGCGTCTGGCGGTATCCCTTGCCGCCGTTCACCTGGACGATGGCCCCACCGAGCGGCTGGCCGCTTGCCGAGGTGACGGTGCCGGCGACCTTGCCCCACGACTTCGGAGCGGTGACGTTCATCGACACCGGCACCTCGGACACGCGGTACGGCGTGTTGGTCTTGGCAGTGATCGCCGCGGAGTACGCACCCGGCTGGTCGACGTTGGCCGACATGGTCGCCGTCACCGTGCGAGACGCGCCCGGCTCGAGCGTGAAGGCCGTGTTGTCGAAGGACACCCAGTCCGCCGGAGCGCCCGAGCTACCCGTCACGTTCATCACGATGTGCATGCCCGGGAAGCCGATCGACGCCGTGTCGGCCGGCTCGGAGATGCCGCAGTCCGCCGAGGCGATGTACGACGGCGCAGTCTGGCCGGCGTTGTTCGAGCCGATGAAGAAGTAGCCATCCGCAGGGACGGCCACCTCGACCACCAGGGTGCCGCCGGACGGGACCGTGCCCGTGACCGGGACCGTCACCAGAGTGCCGTTACCGGCCGGAACCGTGGCGTTGGCCGAGCCGATGAGCGTCATGTTGGAGTACCGCAG comes from Micromonospora viridifaciens and encodes:
- a CDS encoding winged helix-turn-helix domain-containing protein: MTLAWGEKSIKDVRTERAPGADGATVIIAVASSTEERVRMASLVTGHAPVLLVSSLEELLPLLVGTAPPVEAPSVHPRVVEPLPRAPVGTADVALEVDSDRRVATWSGRTVPLSPLEHDLLRHLLLTQLGHTCTFESLHRAVWGNDHLGGRGNVRSVVKRLRRKLDELDCPLRIQAVRGVGLRLVTPARCWQRTPKKRERT